Within Lentimicrobiaceae bacterium, the genomic segment TCTGCCGCGTCTGTTTCTTTCTTCTTTACCAACGCCCATATATATTTGAGGCAAAATTACATTATCTAAAATATTATATTGCGGTAGCAAGTTAAACGTTTGGAACACAAAACCTATTTCTTTATTTCTGATTTCTGCCAACTGATTGTCCGATAAGGTATGAGTTCCTTGTTTGTTAAGATAATATTCGCCCGAAGTAGGCGTGTCTAGGCAACCCAATATATTCATCAGTGTAGATTTGCCGGAACCGGAAGGTCCCATCAGAGCAACAAACTCATTTTTATTTATATCCAAATTGATATTTTTCAGAGCATTAACCTTGATAGCTCCAACACTGTACACCTTTGAAAGGTTGCGTAACGAAATTAGCGAGTCTGAATTCATAATATGTTTTTCAGACAACAAAGGTACTAAAATTTTAGCACGAAATGTTCTTTGCTGAAATCGGGATTAAAAAATACTAATCCGACTCTGAACAAGTCGATAGAAACCGTAACACGCTTGTCATCACATATTATTTCCCACGCTTCTTCCATACCTTTTGACCAATGTATATCGTCGAAAACAAAAATCGAGTTTTTGTTGGCTTTTGTATAAAGTTGTTCAAAAAAATTGATAGTCGCCTCTTTTTTGTGATATCCGTCAATAAACGCAAAATCAATTTCATTAATATTTTGTAGTTTTTCTGTAACGGTTTTACTAAACTGTCCTATGTTCAAATTAATATTTTCGTAGTCGAATTTATTGAATAGCATTTGTGCGATACTAGATTTCGAACTACATCCTTCAAAAGTATGAATAACTTCGTAGTTTCTAGCAGTAGCTAAATATATAGTACTAGCTCCTACACTGGTTCCTATTTCAAAAATACATTTTGGTTTGAAGTGTTTGGTTAATCGGTACAAAAGTTTTCCGTATTTGGGTGTAATGGAGCTTTTTTTATAGAGGTCTGAAATTCTCTCTAATCTTTGTTCGTACCCTAATTTATTGTCGACACCAAAATCGGTTATTTCTATTTGGTTTTTATTTTCTCTAACCCTTTTGAGAATCCTATCTATTATTCTATAATCGGTGTAAGAAGATTTATCTTTGATAACTTCTGTATATAATTTGAAGACAAATGGAGAGTGTATTGATTTTGAGTTTTTGGCTTTAAAATAGTACTTTACAAAAGGCACTATTTTGTTATAATTCGTCGTCATCTTTACAATTATGTTTATTTTTGTGTCAACGGTGCAAATATACTTAAAATTACACAAAAATGAACGGTATATTAAATTATTTTAAACTTGTTAAATTTTCGCATACAATTTTTGCGTTACCATTTGCTTTGGTCGGTTTTTTTATGGGTTTGTACGATGTAGACTTTTTTTTTAGCTTAAAAATTTTGCTGTTAATTTTGGTTTGCATGGTATCGGCACGCAATTCTGCTATGGGTTTCAACAGATGGCTTGATAAGCGTATAGACTTAAAAAATGAGCGAACTAAAGACAGGGTAATACCAGCAGGGATTGTAAAGCCAAGTTCAGCTTTAATTTTTACTATTGTTAATGCACTTATTTTTGTTGTAAGCACTTATTTTATCAACAAACTTACATTTATGCTTTCGCCTGTGGTTCTGTTAGTTATACTCGGTTATAGCTATACAAAACGT encodes:
- a CDS encoding ABC transporter ATP-binding protein, with translation MNSDSLISLRNLSKVYSVGAIKVNALKNINLDINKNEFVALMGPSGSGKSTLMNILGCLDTPTSGEYYLNKQGTHTLSDNQLAEIRNKEIGFVFQTFNLLPQYNILDNVILPQIYMGVGKEERNRRGRQVIEQVGLTDRIDHKPNEISGGQRQRVAIARALVNQPSIILADEPTGNLDSKTSVEIMRLLQDIHKMGNTIILVTHEEDIAKYSRRIIRIIDGEIESDNINSNPEK
- a CDS encoding class I SAM-dependent methyltransferase, whose protein sequence is MTTNYNKIVPFVKYYFKAKNSKSIHSPFVFKLYTEVIKDKSSYTDYRIIDRILKRVRENKNQIEITDFGVDNKLGYEQRLERISDLYKKSSITPKYGKLLYRLTKHFKPKCIFEIGTSVGASTIYLATARNYEVIHTFEGCSSKSSIAQMLFNKFDYENINLNIGQFSKTVTEKLQNINEIDFAFIDGYHKKEATINFFEQLYTKANKNSIFVFDDIHWSKGMEEAWEIICDDKRVTVSIDLFRVGLVFFNPDFSKEHFVLKF